A window from Azoarcus sp. DD4 encodes these proteins:
- the dnaE gene encoding DNA polymerase III subunit alpha has translation MTAADHAPHAPRFVHLRLHTEYSITDGIVQIDQAIAQAAADGMPALGISDLANLFGMVKFYKGARGKGVKPVIGVDAWIQNEAERDKPYRVLLICKNRAGYGQMCELLTRAYLDNKYRGRAELRREWFENGAADQLLCLSGAFFGDVGQAIVNGNIELAERLAADWSRLFPGAFYIEIQRAGHPGTEAYIRQALQIANRLDLPVVATHPVQFLKPEDFQAHEARVCIAQGYVLADKRRPRDFTEEQYLKSQDEMCALFADIPEALENAVEIARRCSVSVQLGKNFLPLFPTPEGMTLDDFLVQEAKKGLEERLVQLYPHPEEREKQRPRYEERLKFETDTIIQMGFPGYFLIVADFIQWGKNNGVPVGPGRGSGAGSLVAYSLKITDLDPLEYALLFERFLNPERVSMPDFDIDFCQDNRYRVIEYVRERYGKDAVSQIATFGTLASKAVVRDVGRVLDMPYGLCDRLSKLVPIEGAKPVSLARAYEMEPQIGEMMRDGNDGEAVQTLWDLAQPLEGLTRGVGMHAGGVLIAPGKLTDFCPLYIADGDDATPVSQFDKDDVEAVGLVKFDFLGLRNLTIIELALDYVERLTGERVDLMSLGFQDPAAYQILKDANTTAIFQVESDGMKKLLKKLAPDRFEDIIAVLALYRPGPLGSGMVDDFILRKKGQQEIDYFHPDLKACLEPTYGVIVYQEQVMQISQIIGGYTLGGADMLRRAMGKKKADEMAKHRATIADGARQKGYDPALAEQLFDLMTKFAEYGFNKSHTAAYAVVTYHTAWLKAHHCAAFMAATMSSDLDNTDTVKIFFEDTLANKIAILPPDVNESDYRFVPVDRKTIRYGLGAVKGCGEPAVRAIIAGRQGKPYRDLFDFCERVDRRLVNRRVLEALIRAGAMDTLEGHKGRDRAQVMATVPLAMEAAEQAAANAMQGGLFDMVPEAAGAALEFANVRPWTERERLKEEKTAIGFFLSGHPFNAFKGEVRRFVRRTLAQLEPSRDLAMMAGVVMEVRVKMGNRGKMMFVQLDDGTQPREIAVYSEVLDANRGKIVTDEVLVVEGKVSRDDFAGENGLRIIADKLMTLGEARSRFARGLNLRLNGEAKNAVAAADRLQSLLEPFCENGANGMPGCPVRVRYINDVAEADLPLGQRWRVKLEEALLDSLRGWLPAEAVEIDYPS, from the coding sequence ATGACTGCCGCAGACCACGCTCCTCACGCCCCCCGTTTCGTTCACCTTCGCCTGCACACCGAATACTCGATCACCGACGGCATCGTCCAGATCGACCAGGCGATCGCCCAGGCGGCCGCCGATGGCATGCCGGCGCTGGGCATTTCCGACCTTGCCAACCTCTTCGGCATGGTCAAGTTCTACAAGGGCGCCCGCGGCAAGGGCGTCAAACCCGTCATCGGCGTCGATGCCTGGATCCAGAACGAGGCCGAGCGCGACAAGCCCTACCGCGTGCTGCTGATCTGCAAGAATCGCGCAGGCTACGGCCAGATGTGCGAGTTGCTGACCCGTGCCTACCTCGACAACAAATACCGCGGCCGCGCCGAACTGCGCCGCGAGTGGTTCGAGAACGGCGCCGCCGACCAACTGCTGTGCCTGTCGGGTGCCTTCTTCGGCGATGTCGGCCAGGCCATCGTCAACGGCAACATCGAACTCGCCGAACGGCTGGCCGCCGACTGGTCGCGGCTGTTTCCCGGCGCCTTCTACATCGAGATCCAGCGCGCCGGCCATCCCGGTACCGAGGCTTACATCCGCCAGGCGCTGCAGATCGCCAACCGGCTCGACCTGCCGGTGGTGGCGACCCACCCGGTCCAGTTCCTGAAGCCGGAGGACTTCCAGGCGCACGAGGCGCGCGTCTGCATCGCCCAGGGCTATGTGCTGGCCGACAAGCGCCGGCCGCGCGACTTCACCGAGGAGCAATACCTCAAGAGCCAGGACGAGATGTGCGCGCTGTTCGCCGACATCCCGGAAGCGCTCGAAAACGCGGTGGAAATCGCCCGCCGCTGCTCGGTGTCGGTGCAGCTCGGCAAGAACTTCCTGCCGCTGTTCCCGACGCCGGAGGGCATGACGCTGGACGACTTCCTGGTGCAGGAAGCGAAGAAGGGTCTGGAAGAGCGCCTCGTCCAGCTCTACCCGCATCCGGAAGAGCGCGAGAAGCAGCGCCCGCGCTACGAGGAGCGGCTTAAGTTCGAGACCGACACCATCATCCAGATGGGTTTCCCCGGCTACTTCCTGATTGTGGCGGACTTCATCCAGTGGGGGAAGAACAACGGCGTGCCGGTCGGCCCCGGGCGGGGTTCCGGCGCCGGCTCGTTGGTGGCCTATTCACTCAAGATCACCGACCTCGATCCGCTGGAGTACGCGCTGCTGTTCGAGCGCTTCCTCAACCCGGAGCGGGTGTCGATGCCCGACTTCGACATCGACTTCTGCCAGGACAACCGCTACCGCGTCATCGAATACGTGCGCGAGCGCTACGGCAAGGACGCGGTGAGCCAGATCGCCACCTTCGGCACGCTCGCCTCCAAGGCGGTGGTGCGTGACGTCGGCCGCGTGCTCGACATGCCCTACGGCCTGTGCGACCGCCTGTCCAAGCTGGTCCCGATCGAAGGCGCCAAGCCGGTGTCGCTGGCGCGCGCCTACGAGATGGAGCCGCAGATCGGCGAGATGATGAGGGACGGCAACGACGGCGAGGCAGTGCAGACCCTGTGGGATCTGGCCCAGCCACTCGAAGGCCTGACCCGCGGCGTCGGCATGCACGCCGGCGGCGTGCTGATCGCGCCGGGCAAGCTCACCGACTTCTGCCCGCTCTACATCGCCGACGGCGACGACGCTACACCGGTATCGCAGTTCGACAAGGACGACGTCGAAGCGGTCGGCCTGGTGAAGTTCGACTTCCTCGGCCTGCGAAACCTCACGATTATCGAACTCGCGCTGGACTACGTGGAGCGCCTCACCGGCGAGCGCGTCGACCTGATGAGCCTGGGCTTCCAGGATCCCGCCGCCTACCAGATCCTGAAGGACGCCAACACCACGGCGATCTTCCAGGTGGAATCGGACGGGATGAAGAAGCTCTTGAAGAAGCTCGCGCCCGACCGCTTCGAAGACATCATCGCGGTGCTCGCGCTCTACCGCCCCGGCCCGCTCGGCTCCGGGATGGTGGATGACTTCATCCTGCGGAAGAAAGGCCAGCAGGAGATCGACTACTTCCACCCCGACCTCAAAGCCTGTCTGGAACCGACCTACGGCGTCATCGTGTACCAGGAACAGGTGATGCAGATCAGCCAGATCATCGGTGGCTACACCCTGGGTGGCGCCGATATGCTGCGGCGCGCGATGGGCAAGAAGAAAGCCGACGAGATGGCCAAGCACCGCGCCACCATCGCCGACGGCGCCAGGCAGAAGGGCTACGATCCGGCACTGGCCGAGCAGCTTTTCGACCTGATGACCAAGTTCGCGGAGTACGGCTTCAACAAGTCGCACACCGCGGCCTATGCGGTCGTCACCTACCACACCGCCTGGCTGAAGGCGCACCACTGCGCGGCCTTCATGGCGGCGACGATGTCGTCCGACCTGGACAACACCGACACCGTCAAGATCTTCTTCGAGGACACCCTCGCCAACAAGATCGCCATCCTGCCGCCGGATGTGAACGAATCCGACTACCGCTTCGTGCCGGTGGACCGCAAGACCATCCGCTACGGGCTCGGCGCGGTGAAGGGCTGCGGCGAGCCGGCGGTACGCGCGATCATCGCCGGGCGCCAGGGCAAGCCCTATCGCGATCTGTTCGATTTCTGCGAGCGCGTCGACCGCCGCCTGGTCAATCGCCGCGTGCTCGAAGCGCTGATCCGCGCCGGTGCGATGGATACGCTCGAAGGCCACAAGGGCCGCGACCGCGCCCAGGTGATGGCGACGGTGCCGCTGGCGATGGAGGCAGCCGAGCAGGCTGCCGCCAACGCGATGCAGGGCGGCCTCTTCGACATGGTGCCGGAAGCGGCCGGCGCGGCGCTGGAGTTCGCCAATGTGCGGCCATGGACCGAGCGCGAACGGCTGAAGGAGGAAAAAACCGCGATCGGCTTCTTCCTGTCCGGTCATCCCTTCAACGCCTTCAAGGGCGAGGTGCGGCGCTTCGTGCGGCGTACCCTGGCCCAGCTCGAACCCTCGCGCGATCTGGCGATGATGGCCGGCGTGGTGATGGAGGTGCGGGTCAAGATGGGCAACCGCGGCAAGATGATGTTTGTGCAACTCGACGACGGCACCCAGCCGCGCGAGATCGCGGTGTATTCCGAGGTGCTCGATGCCAACCGCGGCAAGATCGTCACCGACGAAGTCCTGGTGGTCGAAGGCAAGGTCAGCCGCGATGACTTCGCTGGCGAGAACGGCCTGCGCATCATCGCCGACAAGCTGATGACCCTGGGCGAGGCGCGCAGCCGCTTCGCCCGCGGCCTCAACCTGCGGCTCAACGGCGAGGCGAAGAATGCGGTCGCCGCCGCCGACCGCCTGCAGTCCCTGCTCGAGCCCTTCTGCGAGAACGGCGCCAACGGTATGCCCGGCTGCCCGGTGCGGGTGCGCTACATCAACGACGTCGCCGAGGCCGATCTGCCGCTCGGCCAGCGTTGGCGGGTGAAGCTGGAGGAGGCGCTGCTCGACAGCCTGCGCGGCTGGCTGCCGGCGGAGGCGGTGGAGATCGACTACCCCAGCTGA
- a CDS encoding quinone oxidoreductase — MSHAIRFHQTGGPEVLQWEAVDLAAPAAGEARVRHHAVGLNYIDTYHRSGLYPVSLPSGIGLEGAGVVEAVGEGVTDVAVGDRVAYAGGPLGAYAEVRNMPAQCLVKLPDAIGFEQGAAMMLQGLTAQYLLRRTYRVQAGDTILIHAAAGGVGTIVCQWAKALGATVIGTVGSDEKAAVARGHGCDHPIVYTRENFAERVREITGGEGVPVVYDSIGKDTFMDSLSCLRPLGMMVLFGAASGPVPPFDCGVLARMGSLFLTRPTLFTYAAKRADLLTMAADLFEVLATGKVRIEINQRYALRDAAQAHRDLEARRTTGSTILLP; from the coding sequence ATGAGCCACGCCATCCGCTTCCATCAGACCGGCGGTCCCGAAGTCCTGCAATGGGAGGCGGTGGATCTGGCCGCTCCGGCTGCGGGCGAGGCGCGCGTGCGCCACCACGCGGTCGGTCTCAACTACATCGATACCTACCACCGGTCCGGCCTGTATCCGGTCAGCCTGCCTTCGGGTATCGGCCTGGAGGGCGCGGGCGTGGTGGAGGCGGTCGGCGAGGGCGTGACCGATGTCGCGGTGGGCGACCGCGTCGCCTATGCCGGCGGCCCGCTCGGCGCCTACGCCGAAGTGCGCAACATGCCTGCCCAATGCCTGGTGAAACTGCCGGACGCGATCGGCTTCGAGCAGGGTGCGGCGATGATGCTGCAGGGGCTCACCGCGCAATACCTGCTGCGGCGCACCTATCGCGTGCAGGCCGGCGACACCATCCTGATCCACGCCGCAGCGGGCGGCGTCGGCACCATCGTCTGCCAGTGGGCCAAGGCGCTCGGCGCCACGGTGATAGGCACCGTCGGCTCCGACGAGAAGGCGGCGGTCGCACGGGGCCATGGCTGCGACCACCCTATCGTCTACACCCGCGAGAACTTCGCCGAGCGCGTGCGCGAGATCACCGGTGGCGAGGGTGTGCCGGTGGTGTACGACTCCATCGGCAAGGACACCTTCATGGATTCGCTGTCCTGCCTGCGTCCGCTGGGCATGATGGTGCTGTTCGGGGCGGCTTCCGGCCCGGTGCCGCCTTTCGACTGCGGCGTGCTGGCCAGGATGGGATCGCTGTTCCTGACGCGGCCGACGCTCTTCACCTATGCGGCGAAGCGCGCCGATCTGCTGACGATGGCGGCGGACCTCTTCGAGGTGCTCGCCACCGGCAAGGTCAGGATAGAGATCAACCAGCGCTACGCGCTGCGGGACGCCGCCCAGGCGCATCGCGACCTCGAAGCTCGGCGCACGACCGGATCGACCATCCTGCTGCCGTAA
- a CDS encoding phospholipase A: MSLRARFPVLRLLALAAVSSFAPAAAASAWLLATPEPRVVPGHAFEVIVIAPAGTQSLPARLPAQIELPDNGPRIAVELVAIALPGQGEQRRYIGTWPQEVVGVATLSLREAASARLLLDAGAATRTAVETAQAAAAAGTADVAVQRPSAEPAQPAPLGFHEPMYFVVGGRNPHAARYQLSFRYRLFDDQGVVAETLPVTRGLYFGFTQTSLWDLESDSKPFRDTSFRPSLFYQWKLLDPSDGASLALSGGYEHESNGRGGTESRSIDTLFLRADARYYFGDGETYLGVSPKLWSYIDKEDNPDIARYRGYAELGLRFGRDDGLMLAAQLRRGTAGVGSSQLDLSYPLRRSVFSGVGAFLHLQYFNGYGETLLDYNESHDPQIRIGFSIVR; the protein is encoded by the coding sequence TTGAGCTTACGCGCGCGCTTTCCTGTACTGCGGCTGCTGGCACTGGCTGCCGTCAGCAGCTTCGCTCCAGCGGCGGCAGCCAGTGCCTGGCTGCTGGCGACCCCCGAACCCAGGGTCGTGCCCGGGCACGCCTTCGAAGTGATCGTCATCGCTCCAGCCGGCACGCAGAGCTTGCCGGCGCGCTTGCCGGCACAGATCGAGCTGCCCGACAACGGTCCGCGCATCGCGGTGGAGCTGGTGGCGATCGCGCTGCCAGGGCAGGGCGAACAGCGGCGCTACATCGGCACCTGGCCACAGGAAGTGGTCGGCGTGGCCACCTTGTCGCTGCGCGAGGCTGCATCGGCACGGCTGCTGCTCGATGCCGGGGCCGCGACGCGCACGGCGGTGGAGACCGCCCAGGCCGCGGCCGCAGCCGGCACGGCCGACGTCGCGGTACAGCGCCCCAGTGCCGAGCCGGCACAGCCGGCGCCGCTCGGCTTCCATGAACCGATGTATTTCGTCGTCGGCGGGCGCAATCCGCATGCTGCGCGCTACCAGTTGAGCTTCCGCTACCGCCTGTTCGACGATCAGGGGGTGGTGGCCGAGACTCTGCCGGTGACGCGCGGGCTGTATTTCGGCTTCACCCAGACGTCATTGTGGGATCTCGAGTCGGACTCCAAGCCCTTCCGCGATACCAGCTTCCGGCCTTCGCTGTTCTACCAGTGGAAGCTGCTCGATCCGAGCGACGGCGCGTCGCTCGCCTTGTCGGGTGGCTACGAGCACGAGTCCAACGGTCGCGGCGGCACCGAGTCGCGCAGCATCGACACGCTCTTCTTGCGTGCCGATGCCCGCTACTACTTCGGCGACGGCGAAACCTACCTCGGGGTGTCGCCCAAGCTGTGGAGCTACATCGACAAGGAGGACAACCCCGACATCGCACGCTATCGCGGCTATGCCGAACTCGGCCTGCGTTTCGGTCGCGACGACGGCCTGATGCTGGCGGCCCAACTCCGCCGCGGCACCGCCGGCGTCGGCAGCTCCCAGCTCGATCTGTCCTATCCGCTGCGTCGCAGCGTGTTCTCCGGGGTCGGCGCCTTCCTGCACCTGCAGTATTTCAACGGTTACGGCGAGACCCTGCTCGACTACAACGAGTCGCACGATCCCCAGATTAGAATCGGCTTTTCCATCGTCAGATGA
- a CDS encoding NADP-dependent malic enzyme, with translation MDQDFIAAALDYHRAPTRGKISVVPTKGLTNQRDLALAYSPGVAAACDAIVADPAEARELTSRGNLVGVVTNGTAVLGLGNIGPLAAKPVMEGKGCLFKKFANIDVFDIELAENDPDKLIEIIASLEPTLGGINLEDIKAPECFYIEKKLRERMKIPVFHDDQHGTAIISAAGLINGLKVIGKNIAEVKLVCSGAGAAAIACLDMMLSVGLKRENVYVCDSKGVIYQGREENMEPTKARYAQVTDARTLGDVIVGADVFLGLSTAGVLKPEMVAKMADKPLIFALANPNPEILPADAKAVRPDCIIATGRSDFPNQVNNVLCFPFIFRGALDVGATTINEEMKLACVKAIAELAQAEQNDMVASAYGGAELSFGPEYIIPKPFDPRLIVKIAPAVARAAMESGVASRPIEDFDAYVASLTDFVYTSGIVMKPVFSAAKRVPLAQKRVVYAEGEDERVLHAARVVIDEGLARPILVGRPSVIEMRIKKIGLNLVPERDFDIVNPESDPRYRDLWNEYYRLKGRDGVTPDIAKAKMRRDTTLIGAMLLRTGDADALVCGTFGTYDYHFQHVEDVIGLRAGAKQFAAMNLLLLPKRTLAITDTYVNENPNAEEVAEIARMAAEELRRFGIEPRVALLSHSNFGSSRSASARKMREASELLRKLAPELECDGEMHGDAALSVEIRNKVHPDSSLVGEANLLVMPNLDAANISFNLMKIANGDGVSVGPILLGAAKPVHILTPSATVRRLVNITALAVVDAQESRRV, from the coding sequence ATGGATCAGGATTTCATCGCCGCGGCGCTGGACTATCACCGTGCACCGACGCGCGGCAAGATTTCGGTCGTCCCCACCAAAGGTCTCACCAACCAGCGCGATCTGGCGCTGGCCTATTCCCCCGGCGTCGCCGCCGCCTGCGACGCCATCGTGGCCGATCCGGCTGAAGCGCGCGAACTCACCAGCCGCGGCAACCTGGTGGGGGTCGTCACCAACGGCACCGCGGTGCTCGGTCTGGGCAACATCGGCCCGCTGGCGGCCAAGCCGGTCATGGAAGGCAAGGGCTGCCTGTTCAAGAAGTTCGCCAATATCGACGTGTTCGACATCGAACTCGCCGAGAACGACCCGGACAAGCTGATCGAGATCATCGCCTCGCTCGAGCCCACGCTCGGCGGCATCAATCTTGAAGACATCAAGGCGCCGGAGTGCTTCTACATCGAGAAGAAGCTGCGCGAGCGGATGAAGATCCCGGTCTTCCACGATGACCAGCACGGCACCGCCATCATTTCCGCCGCCGGCCTGATCAACGGCCTGAAGGTCATCGGCAAGAACATCGCCGAGGTCAAGCTGGTCTGCTCCGGCGCCGGTGCCGCCGCGATCGCCTGCCTCGACATGATGCTCAGCGTCGGCCTCAAGCGCGAGAACGTCTATGTCTGCGACTCCAAGGGCGTGATCTACCAGGGCCGTGAAGAGAACATGGAGCCGACCAAGGCGCGCTACGCCCAAGTCACCGACGCCCGCACGCTGGGCGACGTGATCGTCGGCGCCGACGTCTTCCTCGGCCTGTCCACCGCCGGCGTGCTCAAGCCCGAGATGGTGGCGAAGATGGCCGACAAGCCGCTGATCTTCGCGCTCGCCAACCCGAATCCGGAGATCCTGCCCGCCGACGCCAAGGCGGTACGCCCGGATTGCATCATCGCCACCGGCCGCTCGGACTTCCCGAACCAGGTCAACAATGTGCTGTGCTTCCCCTTCATCTTCCGCGGTGCGCTCGACGTCGGCGCCACCACGATCAATGAAGAGATGAAGCTCGCCTGCGTGAAGGCCATCGCCGAACTGGCCCAGGCCGAGCAGAACGACATGGTGGCTTCGGCCTACGGTGGCGCCGAACTCAGCTTCGGCCCCGAGTACATCATTCCCAAGCCCTTCGACCCGCGCCTGATCGTCAAGATCGCGCCGGCGGTGGCCCGGGCCGCGATGGAGTCCGGCGTGGCGTCGCGCCCGATCGAGGACTTCGACGCTTACGTTGCCAGCCTGACCGACTTCGTCTACACCTCCGGCATCGTCATGAAGCCGGTGTTCTCTGCCGCCAAACGCGTTCCGCTTGCGCAAAAGCGCGTGGTGTACGCGGAAGGCGAAGACGAGCGCGTGCTGCATGCCGCCCGCGTGGTCATCGACGAAGGCCTGGCCCGTCCCATCCTGGTCGGGCGCCCCAGCGTGATCGAGATGCGGATCAAGAAGATCGGCCTCAACCTGGTGCCGGAGCGCGATTTCGACATCGTCAATCCGGAGTCCGATCCGCGCTACCGCGACCTGTGGAACGAGTACTACCGCCTCAAGGGCCGTGACGGCGTCACGCCCGACATCGCCAAGGCCAAGATGCGTCGCGACACCACGCTGATCGGCGCGATGCTGCTCCGCACCGGTGACGCCGACGCGCTGGTCTGCGGCACCTTCGGCACCTACGATTACCACTTCCAGCACGTCGAGGACGTCATCGGCCTGCGTGCGGGGGCCAAGCAGTTCGCCGCGATGAACCTGCTGCTGCTGCCCAAGCGCACGCTGGCCATCACCGATACCTATGTGAACGAGAACCCGAACGCCGAGGAAGTGGCCGAGATCGCCCGCATGGCGGCCGAGGAACTGCGTCGCTTCGGTATCGAGCCGCGCGTCGCGCTGCTGTCGCATTCCAACTTCGGCAGCTCCCGTTCCGCATCGGCACGCAAGATGCGCGAGGCGAGCGAGCTGCTGCGCAAGCTGGCGCCCGAACTCGAATGTGATGGCGAGATGCACGGCGACGCCGCGCTGTCGGTGGAGATTCGCAACAAGGTGCATCCGGATTCTTCGCTGGTCGGCGAAGCCAATCTGCTGGTGATGCCCAACCTCGACGCCGCCAACATCTCCTTCAACCTGATGAAGATCGCCAACGGCGACGGCGTGTCGGTGGGGCCCATCCTGCTCGGCGCCGCCAAGCCGGTGCACATCCTGACCCCCTCGGCCACCGTGCGCCGGCTGGTGAACATCACCGCGCTGGCGGTGGTGGACGCGCAGGAGTCGCGCCGCGTGTAG
- a CDS encoding ParA family protein, with product MRRVVFNQKGGVGKSTITCNLAAISAHQGKRTLVIDLDPQGNSTHYLLGAPGDSLDTTLADFFDQTLNFKLNPKATGDFVVATPFEGLHLMPSHPQLEELQGKLESRYKIYKLRDALDELAADYDYIYIDTPPALNFYTRSALIAANACLIPFDCDDFSRRALYSLLENVEEIKADHNRNLAVEGIVVNQYQPRASLPQKVVQELIAEGLPVLAPYLSASVKIKESHEQAKPMIHLEPKHKLSQEFVALHDALARKYGV from the coding sequence ATGCGTCGCGTGGTTTTCAATCAGAAGGGCGGGGTCGGCAAATCGACGATCACCTGCAACCTGGCGGCAATCAGCGCCCATCAGGGTAAGCGCACGCTGGTGATCGATCTCGACCCCCAGGGCAATTCCACCCACTACCTGCTCGGCGCACCCGGGGACTCGCTCGACACCACCTTGGCCGACTTCTTCGACCAGACGCTCAATTTCAAGCTGAACCCCAAAGCCACCGGCGACTTCGTCGTCGCAACGCCCTTTGAAGGGCTGCACCTGATGCCCTCCCATCCGCAGCTCGAAGAACTGCAGGGCAAGCTCGAATCGCGCTACAAGATCTACAAGCTGCGCGATGCGCTCGACGAACTCGCCGCCGACTACGATTACATCTACATCGACACCCCGCCTGCGCTCAACTTCTACACCCGCTCGGCGCTGATCGCCGCCAATGCCTGCCTCATCCCGTTCGACTGCGACGACTTCTCACGGCGCGCGCTCTACTCGCTGCTGGAGAACGTCGAAGAGATCAAGGCCGACCACAATCGCAATCTGGCGGTCGAGGGCATCGTGGTCAATCAGTACCAGCCGCGGGCGAGCCTGCCGCAGAAAGTGGTGCAGGAACTGATCGCCGAAGGCCTGCCGGTCCTGGCGCCCTACCTCTCGGCATCGGTGAAGATCAAGGAATCCCACGAGCAGGCCAAGCCGATGATCCATCTCGAGCCCAAGCACAAGCTGTCGCAGGAGTTCGTCGCGCTGCACGACGCGCTGGCGCGCAAGTACGGCGTCTGA
- a CDS encoding UvrD-helicase domain-containing protein — protein sequence MSNLLANLNTEQLQAVTLPPQHALILAGAGSGKTKVLTTRIAWLIQSGQVDQGGILAVTFTNKAAKEMHARLAGMLPISTRNMWIGTFHGLCNRLLRAHHRDAGLPQLFQILDSADQLAAIKRLLKTLNVDDEKFPPRELQHFINGQKEAGIRPHAVEAWDDYTRQRVQLYQEYDAQCQRESVVDFAELLLRTYELLERNEPVRRHYQRRFRHILVDEFQDTNVLQYRWLKLLADDGREGGAVLFCVGDDDQSIYRFRGAEVGNMRDFEREFRVQNVIRLEQNYRSRGNILDAANAIIRHNTNRLGKNLWTDQGSGEPIRVFEAFSDGDEARWVVDEIRSLVRDGALRSEIALLYRSNAQSRVLEHQLFTAGIPYRVYGGLRFFERQEIKHALAYLRLIANPDDDTAFARVVNFPTRGIGARSLEALQDAARTFNTSLYATVPHLSGKAGTVLAQFVRLVEDMRRDTARLALPELIDHVLDTSGLRAHYKAEKEGQERLENLDELLNAAANFIAESDADAEALALPHALLADFLAHASLEAGDHQADQGADAVQLMTVHSAKGLEFNVVFVSGLEEGLFPHENSILETEGLEEERRLMYVAVTRARERLYLSFAQSRMLHGQTRYNLRSRFLEEVPAALMKWLTPPNPRSAAGGAMGGMGGGYFKPSVSPQVQRAPRPAFAQLPNGLRIGQSVAHPKFGQGVIVAAEGGGADAKVQINFGPAGVKWLLLAVAKLEPV from the coding sequence ATGTCCAATCTGCTCGCCAACCTCAATACCGAACAGCTGCAGGCAGTCACGCTGCCGCCCCAGCACGCGCTCATCCTGGCCGGCGCAGGCTCCGGCAAGACCAAGGTGCTCACCACCCGCATCGCCTGGCTGATCCAGTCCGGCCAGGTCGACCAGGGCGGCATCCTCGCAGTGACATTTACCAACAAGGCGGCCAAGGAAATGCACGCCAGGCTGGCTGGCATGCTGCCGATCAGCACGCGCAACATGTGGATCGGCACCTTTCATGGCCTGTGCAACCGCCTGTTGCGGGCGCATCACCGCGATGCCGGCCTGCCGCAGCTGTTCCAGATCCTCGATTCAGCCGACCAGCTTGCCGCAATCAAGCGCTTGTTGAAGACGCTCAACGTCGACGACGAGAAATTTCCCCCGCGGGAGCTGCAGCATTTCATCAATGGCCAGAAGGAGGCCGGTATCCGGCCGCATGCGGTCGAGGCCTGGGACGACTACACCCGTCAGCGCGTCCAGCTTTACCAAGAGTATGACGCCCAGTGCCAGCGCGAGTCAGTTGTGGATTTTGCGGAGTTGCTGCTGCGCACCTACGAGTTGCTGGAGCGCAACGAACCGGTGCGGCGGCATTACCAGCGACGTTTCCGTCACATCCTGGTCGATGAGTTCCAGGACACCAATGTGCTGCAATACCGTTGGCTGAAGCTGTTGGCCGACGACGGCCGCGAAGGCGGCGCGGTGTTGTTCTGCGTTGGCGACGACGATCAGTCCATCTACCGCTTCCGCGGCGCAGAAGTCGGCAACATGCGCGACTTCGAGCGCGAGTTCCGGGTGCAGAACGTCATCCGTCTCGAGCAGAACTACCGCTCGCGCGGCAACATCCTGGACGCGGCCAATGCCATCATCCGCCACAACACCAACCGCCTTGGCAAGAACCTGTGGACGGATCAGGGATCGGGCGAGCCTATCCGAGTGTTCGAAGCCTTTTCCGACGGTGACGAGGCGCGCTGGGTGGTGGACGAGATCCGCTCGCTGGTGCGCGACGGGGCGCTACGCAGCGAGATTGCCCTGTTGTACCGGTCGAATGCGCAGTCGCGGGTCCTGGAGCATCAGCTGTTCACCGCCGGCATCCCATATCGCGTCTATGGCGGCTTGCGCTTCTTCGAGCGCCAGGAGATCAAGCATGCGCTCGCCTATCTGCGACTGATCGCCAATCCGGACGACGACACGGCCTTCGCGCGAGTGGTGAACTTTCCTACCCGCGGCATCGGCGCGCGCTCGCTCGAAGCATTGCAGGACGCGGCGCGCACCTTCAATACCAGCCTGTATGCCACCGTCCCGCATCTCTCGGGCAAGGCGGGGACGGTGCTGGCGCAGTTCGTGCGCCTGGTCGAGGACATGCGGCGCGATACCGCGCGTCTGGCGCTGCCGGAGCTGATCGACCACGTGCTCGATACCTCGGGTCTGCGCGCGCACTACAAGGCCGAGAAGGAAGGCCAGGAGCGCCTCGAGAACCTCGACGAGCTGCTCAATGCCGCGGCCAACTTCATTGCCGAGTCCGATGCTGACGCCGAGGCGCTGGCGCTGCCGCATGCCCTGTTGGCAGACTTCCTCGCCCATGCGTCGCTCGAGGCGGGTGACCATCAGGCCGACCAGGGCGCGGATGCGGTCCAGCTGATGACCGTCCATTCTGCCAAGGGGCTGGAATTCAACGTGGTCTTCGTCTCCGGGCTGGAAGAAGGACTTTTCCCGCACGAAAACAGCATCCTGGAAACCGAGGGGCTGGAGGAAGAGCGGCGGCTGATGTACGTGGCGGTGACGCGGGCGCGCGAGCGGCTCTACCTGTCCTTCGCACAAAGCCGCATGCTGCACGGCCAGACGCGCTACAACCTGCGTTCGCGCTTCCTGGAGGAGGTCCCGGCGGCGTTGATGAAGTGGCTGACGCCGCCCAATCCACGTTCGGCGGCGGGTGGAGCGATGGGGGGCATGGGTGGCGGCTACTTCAAGCCGTCCGTCAGTCCGCAGGTGCAGCGCGCACCGCGGCCGGCTTTTGCGCAATTGCCCAACGGCCTGCGCATCGGCCAGTCGGTGGCGCATCCGAAGTTCGGTCAGGGGGTGATCGTGGCTGCCGAAGGCGGCGGGGCCGATGCCAAGGTGCAGATCAACTTCGGCCCGGCCGGGGTGAAGTGGCTCTTGCTCGCGGTGGCGAAGCTGGAACCGGTATAG